A part of Aegilops tauschii subsp. strangulata cultivar AL8/78 chromosome 2, Aet v6.0, whole genome shotgun sequence genomic DNA contains:
- the LOC109784489 gene encoding abscisic acid 8'-hydroxylase 3-like: MGWPVVGDTFAFIAAFSNLAGILRFLRERQARYDKVFKTYVLGRTTVFMTGREAAKILLSGKDGVVSLNLFYTGKQVLGPTSLLTTNGDEHQQLRRLIAQPLSMDALRKHFAFIDGLAVQILGSRASRMLVLDEASQFMLKVIANMLVSLEPEGPEQEEFRANFKAMISSSFTSLPLKLPGTTFHRGLGGRNRMYAMLDAVIACRRAGEVREYFLQTLLMKYTRGQQAGAASDPAEEEKLADAQLKDNILTLLVAGHDTTTAGQTWLVKFLGENPEVLAKLREEQMAIRAAHDGDDTQHLWWSDLSSMSYTTKVMNETLRRATILPWYSRKASQDFSIDGFQVAKGASVNLDVVSIHHDVAVFADPERFDPDRFDGSLKPYSFLGFGSGPRMCPGMSLAKLEICVFAHHLVCTYDWKALEDDASV; this comes from the exons ATGGGGTGGCCTGTGGTGGGCGATACCTTCGCCTTCATCGCCGCCTTCTCGAACCTGGCAGGCATCCTGAGGTTCTTGCGCGAGAGGCAGGCGAGGTACGACAAGGTGTTCAAGACATACGTGCTGGGGCGGACGACAGTGTTCATGACGGGGCGGGAGGCGGCCAAGATCCTGCTATCCGGCAAGGACGGCGTGGTGAGCCTCAACCTCTTCTACACCGGCAAGCAGGTGCTGGGCCCCACCAGCCTGCTCACCACCAACGGCGACGAGCACCAGCAGCTCCGCCGGCTCATCGCGCAGCCCCTCTCCATGGACGCTTTACGGAAGCACTTCGCCTTCATCGACGGCCTCGCCGTGCAGATCCTCGGCTCCAGGGCCAGCCGCATGCTCGTCCTCGACGAGGCCTCGCAGTTCATGCTCAAGGTCATCGCCAACATGCTCGTCAGCCTGGAGCCGGAGGGCCCAGAGCAGGAGGAGTTCCGGGCAAACTTCAAGGCCATGATCTCCTCCTCCTTCACGTCGCTGCCGCTCAAGCTCCCCGGCACAACCTTCCATCGCGGCCTCGGCGGTCGGAACCGGATGTACGCCATGCTGGACGCGGTGATCGCGTGCCGCAGGGCCGGCGAGGTCCGCGAGTACTTCCTCCAGACGCTCCTCATGAAGTACACCCGCGGCCAGCAAGCCGGCGCCGCGTCCGACCCAGCGGAGGAGGAGAAGCTGGCCGACGCGCAGCTCAAGGACAACATCCTGACGCTGCTGGTGGCTGGCCACGACACCACCACGGCGGGCCAGACCTGGCTCGTCAAGTTCCTCGGCGAGAACCCCGAGGTGCTCGCCAAGCTCAGGGAGGAGCAGATGGCGATCCGGGCGGCGCACGACGGCGATGACACGCAGCACCTGTGGTGGTCGGACCTGAGCAGCATGTCGTACACGACCAAGGTGATGAACGAGACGCTGCGGCGGGCCACCATCCTGCCGTGGTACTCGCGCAAGGCCTCGCAGGACTTCAGCATCGACGGGTTCCAGGTGGCCAAGGGCGCGTCGGTGAACCTGGACGTGGTGTCCATCCACCACGACGTCGCCGTCTTCGCCGACCCCGAGCGCTTCGACCCGGACAGATTCGAC GGGTCGCTGAAGCCGTACAGCTTCCTGGGTTTCGGCAGCGGGCCGCGGATGTGCCCAGGGATGAGCCTCGCCAAGCTCGAGATCTGCGTCTTTGCCCATCACCTAGTTTGCACATACGA CTGGAAGGCACTGGAGGATGACGCCTCGGTGTAG